In a single window of the Streptomyces cinnabarinus genome:
- a CDS encoding MFS transporter translates to MSSRPQPTTPQTTAQQNGGGGSAMALLVIASCQLMVVLDITIVNIALPEIQRSLDFSTTSLSWVVNAYTLTFGGLLLLGGRAGDILGRRRVFIFGVLLFVLASLLGGLAQNEAQLLAARALQGVGGAIASPTSLALISTTFREGPERNRAFGVFAAVSAGGGAIGLLAGGILVEYLNWRWVFFVNVPIGLLIALATPRWIRESERHPGHFDITGALMSTAGMVLLVYGFIRAAQDGWRDPLTLASFGAAVVILVLFVFVERRSSQPITPLHMFADRNRAGTYGIMLCLAAAIFGMFFFLTLFVQNVLGFSPLQAGLAFLPVSAVIAIGAGLASKFLPVYGPKPFMVVGAILAAAGLSWLTLTDIHSTYAGSVLGPMLVFSLGMGMEFVSLTLMALSNVQVRETGAASGLLNATQQVGGSLGLSILVTMYGTASRNEAEEQVPDFLSQATPAQRLEYERTGELPPPWSHEVLTAGVSSAFIMAAIFTVVAALIAILAIQVRPSDLERLKGGEAPGPV, encoded by the coding sequence ATGAGCAGCAGACCGCAGCCCACCACACCGCAGACCACCGCCCAGCAGAACGGCGGTGGCGGTAGCGCGATGGCCCTGTTGGTCATCGCTTCGTGCCAGTTGATGGTGGTCCTGGACATCACCATCGTGAACATCGCGCTGCCGGAGATCCAGCGCTCCCTGGACTTCTCCACCACCAGCCTGTCCTGGGTGGTCAACGCCTACACCCTGACCTTCGGCGGACTCCTGCTGCTCGGCGGCCGGGCGGGCGACATTCTGGGCCGGCGGCGGGTGTTCATCTTCGGCGTGCTGCTCTTCGTCCTCGCCTCCCTGCTCGGCGGGCTGGCCCAGAACGAGGCCCAACTCCTCGCCGCACGCGCCCTGCAGGGCGTCGGCGGCGCCATCGCCTCGCCGACTTCCCTCGCCCTGATCAGCACCACCTTCCGCGAAGGCCCGGAACGCAACCGGGCGTTCGGTGTGTTCGCCGCGGTCTCGGCGGGCGGCGGCGCGATCGGTCTGCTCGCCGGCGGCATCCTCGTCGAGTACCTGAACTGGCGCTGGGTGTTCTTCGTCAACGTCCCCATCGGCCTGCTCATCGCGCTCGCCACGCCCCGCTGGATCCGTGAGTCCGAACGCCACCCCGGCCACTTCGACATCACCGGTGCACTGATGTCCACCGCGGGCATGGTGCTCCTGGTGTACGGCTTCATCCGGGCCGCGCAGGACGGCTGGCGGGATCCGCTCACCCTGGCCTCGTTCGGTGCGGCCGTCGTGATCCTCGTCCTGTTCGTCTTCGTGGAGCGGCGCTCCAGCCAACCCATCACACCGCTGCACATGTTCGCCGACCGCAACCGCGCCGGCACCTACGGCATCATGCTGTGCCTGGCCGCCGCGATCTTCGGCATGTTCTTCTTCCTGACCCTCTTCGTGCAGAACGTGCTGGGCTTCAGCCCCTTGCAGGCCGGGCTCGCCTTCCTGCCGGTCAGCGCGGTCATCGCGATCGGCGCCGGGCTGGCTTCGAAGTTCCTGCCCGTCTACGGGCCCAAACCCTTCATGGTGGTCGGCGCCATCCTCGCGGCGGCCGGTCTGAGCTGGCTGACCCTGACCGACATCCACTCCACCTACGCGGGCAGCGTGCTCGGGCCGATGCTCGTCTTCAGCCTCGGCATGGGCATGGAGTTCGTCTCGCTGACCCTGATGGCGCTCTCCAACGTCCAGGTCCGGGAGACCGGCGCCGCCTCCGGGCTCCTCAACGCCACCCAACAGGTGGGCGGTTCACTGGGTCTGTCCATCCTGGTCACGATGTACGGCACGGCCAGCAGGAACGAGGCCGAGGAACAGGTCCCCGACTTCCTGTCCCAGGCGACCCCGGCGCAGAGACTGGAGTACGAGCGCACCGGCGAGCTGCCACCACCCTGGTCGCACGAGGTCCTCACCGCCGGCGTCTCCTCGGCGTTCATCATGGCCGCGATCTTCACGGTGGTCGCCGCGCTGATCGCCATCCTGGCCATCCAGGTCCGACCGTCCGACCTGGAACGGCTGAAGGGCGGGGAGGCACCGGGGCCGGTGTGA
- a CDS encoding RNA-guided endonuclease InsQ/TnpB family protein, which produces MQLRYAFRLYPDADQQTALARAFGCARVVFNDAVRAREDARAQGMPFPKAGELSTRLITEAKRTAERSWLGEVSAVVLQQSLRDAETAYRNFFTSLKGTCKGPKRGAPRFKSRKDARQAIRFTTNARWKITGGGRLDLPKIGAVKVRWSRPLPTTPSSVTVIKDAAGRYFASFVIDTDAAADAARMPAADCTIGVDLGLTHFAVLSDGTKIDSPRFLRRAEKRLKKAQRKLSRKQKGSKNRDKARLKFTRAHAKVTDARREFHHQFSTRLIRENQAIGVEDLAVKALARTRLAKSVQDAGWTAFVHMLEYKAVRYGRTLVKIGRFEPTSQVCSACGAKDGPKPLQVRSWTCEACGTLHDRDHNAAKNVKTAAGLAVTACGAPVRPEPVQAPRDEAGSHGFSPEPDTA; this is translated from the coding sequence ATACAGCTCCGGTACGCGTTTCGCCTGTACCCGGATGCCGACCAGCAGACCGCGTTGGCGAGGGCGTTCGGGTGCGCCCGTGTCGTGTTCAACGACGCGGTGCGCGCGCGTGAGGATGCCCGCGCACAGGGCATGCCGTTTCCGAAGGCCGGAGAGCTGTCCACTCGCCTGATCACCGAGGCCAAGCGGACAGCGGAACGGTCCTGGCTGGGAGAGGTCTCCGCGGTCGTCCTGCAACAGTCCCTGCGCGACGCCGAGACCGCGTACCGCAACTTCTTCACCTCTCTCAAGGGCACCTGCAAGGGACCGAAACGGGGCGCGCCCCGTTTCAAGTCCCGCAAGGACGCCCGACAGGCGATCCGGTTCACGACCAACGCCCGGTGGAAGATCACGGGTGGCGGCCGTCTGGACCTGCCGAAGATCGGTGCGGTGAAGGTGAGATGGTCCCGTCCACTGCCCACCACCCCCAGCTCGGTCACCGTGATCAAGGACGCGGCAGGGCGGTACTTTGCCTCCTTCGTCATCGACACCGACGCCGCCGCCGACGCAGCGCGGATGCCCGCAGCCGACTGCACTATCGGTGTGGATCTCGGCCTGACCCACTTCGCCGTCTTGTCCGACGGCACGAAGATCGACTCGCCTCGGTTCCTGCGCCGGGCGGAGAAGAGGCTGAAGAAGGCCCAGCGGAAGCTGTCCCGTAAACAGAAGGGATCGAAGAACCGAGACAAGGCGCGCTTGAAGTTCACCCGTGCCCACGCCAAGGTCACTGACGCGCGCCGCGAGTTCCACCACCAGTTCTCCACCCGGCTGATCCGCGAGAACCAAGCGATCGGCGTGGAGGACCTGGCGGTCAAGGCACTGGCGCGCACGAGGCTGGCCAAGAGTGTGCAGGATGCGGGCTGGACGGCGTTCGTGCACATGCTGGAGTACAAAGCGGTTCGCTACGGGCGGACCCTGGTGAAAATCGGCCGGTTCGAGCCGACGAGTCAGGTCTGCTCCGCCTGCGGGGCCAAGGACGGGCCCAAGCCCTTGCAGGTGCGGTCATGGACCTGTGAAGCCTGCGGCACACTCCACGACCGGGACCACAACGCCGCGAAGAACGTGAAGACGGCCGCCGGACTGGCGGTAACAGCCTGTGGAGCGCCGGTAAGACCCGAACCTGTTCAGGCACCGCGCGACGAAGCAGGAAGCCACGGATTCTCTCCCGAACCCGATACCGCGTAG
- a CDS encoding DUF6355 family natural product biosynthesis protein, with protein MEFPLRVRRIVTGALGAAALVLTSLGTVTTSAVPAAADPCGFFETGSDAFYNHCTSDGSSIVIKVEVSLAPDYERCVGPGKSWLGSASKIQGAYYTGRTC; from the coding sequence ATGGAGTTCCCCTTGCGTGTTCGTCGTATCGTGACTGGCGCCCTCGGCGCCGCCGCCCTTGTCCTGACCTCGCTCGGCACGGTCACCACGTCCGCCGTTCCCGCCGCCGCCGACCCGTGCGGCTTCTTCGAGACCGGCTCGGACGCCTTCTACAACCACTGCACCTCGGACGGCTCCAGCATCGTCATCAAGGTCGAGGTCTCCCTGGCCCCCGACTACGAGCGGTGTGTCGGTCCCGGCAAGTCCTGGCTGGGTTCCGCCTCCAAGATCCAGGGTGCGTACTACACCGGCCGCACCTGCTGA
- a CDS encoding nitroreductase yields MDVYEAVDSRRAVRAFSDEPVPREVLERVLTAARRAPSSGNLQPWHLYVVTGEPLTALKRRATARALAGDPGDEREYPMYPAELNSPYLDRFSAAAAQRYAALGIERDDVERPRKIAALNSAAFGAPVVLFCYLDGEMGPGQWGDAGMYLQTVMLLLRAEGLHSCPQVMWTMYRETVGEVTEAGEGLVLFCGVAVGFEKEGMPPVRTGRANLAETVRFVGA; encoded by the coding sequence GTGGATGTGTACGAGGCCGTGGACAGTCGGCGGGCGGTGCGGGCGTTCAGCGACGAGCCGGTGCCCAGGGAGGTGCTCGAACGCGTGCTGACCGCGGCGAGGCGGGCACCGTCGAGCGGCAACCTCCAGCCCTGGCACCTGTACGTCGTGACCGGCGAGCCGCTGACGGCGCTGAAGCGGCGTGCCACGGCCCGGGCACTGGCGGGAGACCCGGGTGACGAACGGGAGTACCCGATGTACCCGGCCGAGCTGAACTCGCCGTATCTGGACCGATTCTCGGCCGCCGCCGCGCAGCGGTACGCGGCGCTGGGGATCGAGCGTGACGACGTCGAACGGCCCAGGAAGATCGCCGCGTTGAACTCGGCGGCGTTCGGGGCGCCGGTCGTGCTCTTCTGCTACCTGGACGGGGAGATGGGGCCCGGACAGTGGGGGGACGCGGGGATGTATCTCCAGACCGTCATGCTGCTGTTGCGGGCGGAGGGCCTGCACAGTTGTCCGCAGGTGATGTGGACGATGTACCGCGAGACGGTCGGCGAGGTCACCGAAGCCGGTGAGGGGCTCGTGCTGTTCTGCGGTGTCGCCGTGGGGTTCGAGAAGGAGGGCATGCCGCCGGTGCGGACCGGGCGGGCGAACCTGGCGGAGACGGTGCGCTTCGTCGGCGCGTAG
- a CDS encoding VOC family protein, with product MLPGRRLRCGVPAHEGAGYDFLGDDYTFIAGEVRPDEALGTQVAYFNDPDGTNLEIIHPKGGFAN from the coding sequence GTGCTTCCGGGTCGACGACTTCGGTGCGGTGTACCGGCGCATGAAGGGGCGGGCTACGACTTCCTCGGCGACGACTACACCTTCATCGCGGGCGAGGTCCGCCCCGACGAGGCACTGGGTACCCAGGTCGCCTACTTCAACGACCCCGACGGCACCAATCTGGAGATCATCCATCCCAAGGGCGGATTCGCCAACTAG
- a CDS encoding DUF1877 family protein, translating into MSIYFHLRAVPPPALRNSSAWLQRLFEDDWDAVRDRVGRHREAVLGGAYLDHELLYAGGPPHDVRRGPRAQVVLGGRPVWHPDPLQPPFLLLSPACTARVAAHLTATDFDALWERACAPLTLGTEHPEAQTRATLAQTHGTLTAFYTTAARHGDAVVKWLVPERAARPGAALTPERDARSRFFGTSDGRSA; encoded by the coding sequence ATGAGCATCTACTTCCATTTACGCGCGGTCCCGCCACCGGCCCTGCGCAACAGCTCGGCCTGGCTCCAACGCTTGTTCGAGGACGACTGGGACGCCGTCCGGGACCGGGTCGGTCGGCACCGCGAGGCAGTGCTGGGCGGCGCCTACCTCGACCACGAACTCCTCTACGCCGGTGGGCCACCGCACGACGTGAGACGCGGTCCGCGGGCCCAGGTCGTCCTCGGCGGACGGCCGGTCTGGCACCCCGATCCGCTCCAGCCGCCGTTCCTGCTGCTGTCCCCGGCGTGCACGGCGCGCGTCGCGGCCCATCTGACGGCGACGGACTTCGACGCCCTGTGGGAACGGGCCTGCGCCCCCCTCACCCTGGGCACCGAACACCCCGAGGCCCAGACCCGAGCGACACTCGCCCAGACCCACGGAACCCTGACGGCCTTCTACACCACAGCCGCCCGGCACGGCGACGCCGTGGTCAAGTGGCTGGTGCCGGAGCGGGCGGCCCGCCCCGGGGCCGCGCTCACGCCGGAGCGAGATGCGCGATCCCGCTTCTTCGGGACAAGCGATGGAAGGAGTGCCTGA
- a CDS encoding response regulator — translation MTDVSDEQHGLGVLVVDDDFMVARVHRAYVERVPPFKVVGVASTGEQAIAAVDELRPDVVLLDLYLPDIFGLDVIPRLRTAGHNCDVMVISAAREADTVRGAVRHGVVDYLLKPFDFQDLRLRLERYAEQRGKLRGTVVRSQADVDRVLAGAATPAPLPAALPKGMSVETAELIQRTLRDCPGTLSATECATLTGISRVSARRYLEHFHTIGQAQVTLRYGTTGRPERRYSVNGRGSRVSVEDSARA, via the coding sequence ATGACCGACGTGTCTGACGAACAGCACGGGCTGGGCGTCCTCGTGGTGGACGACGACTTCATGGTCGCGAGGGTGCACCGCGCCTACGTCGAGCGCGTCCCGCCCTTCAAGGTCGTCGGCGTCGCCAGCACCGGCGAGCAGGCCATCGCCGCGGTCGACGAACTGCGCCCGGACGTGGTCCTGCTGGACCTGTACCTCCCCGACATCTTCGGCCTGGACGTCATTCCCCGACTGCGCACCGCGGGCCACAACTGCGATGTCATGGTCATCAGCGCCGCGCGTGAGGCGGACACGGTGCGCGGGGCGGTCCGCCACGGAGTGGTCGACTACCTCCTCAAACCCTTCGACTTCCAGGACCTGCGGCTGCGCCTGGAGCGCTACGCCGAGCAGCGCGGCAAGCTGCGCGGCACGGTCGTCCGCAGCCAGGCCGACGTCGACCGCGTTCTGGCCGGCGCCGCCACCCCCGCGCCGCTCCCCGCCGCGCTCCCGAAGGGCATGAGCGTGGAGACCGCCGAACTCATCCAGCGCACCCTCCGCGACTGCCCCGGCACCCTCTCCGCCACGGAGTGCGCCACCCTCACCGGCATCTCCCGCGTCAGCGCCCGCCGCTACCTGGAACACTTCCACACCATCGGCCAGGCCCAGGTGACCCTGCGCTACGGCACCACGGGCCGCCCGGAGCGGCGGTACAGCGTGAACGGGCGGGGGAGCAGGGTGTCGGTGGAGGACTCGGCGAGGGCCTAG
- a CDS encoding sensor histidine kinase — translation MVTPFRRQTLAGEMLLLQLAIVVMVLLAVAAVSLAQSEATFDRVEGRRVGALAEQLAATPLVRSELARPVPHEALAPLVNSMQTQSGVTSVTIADADGRIVTSTDPTVIGDRLPLGAGAAAGRGWSGPLTLDGSRELVAQVPVLGATRDNLGRHLGTVMIGEADPTVWQRLSGASSYLLAYLGIASGLGVAGSWLLARRVKRQTLGLEPREIAGLAEHREAMLYGIAEGVIALDPAGRLTLANEMGRALLGLPEECVGRGLAHLGIEGRLRDVLCGTGTTADQRDQVVVRGGRVLVMNRMTVTKDGRPLGSVTTLRDRTELARLEREIGSFRSSTELLRAQAHEFANQLHTISGLIQIGEQDEVVRYIRGLNQRRQSLDVTLSRRVRDTAVAALLMAKASLAAERRVTLRISDRTALDRLAPEDAADVATVVGNLVDNAVDAAAHDGWVEVELRQDASSVEIVVRDSGPGVAPELAREVFSHGFTTKAAQEGERGMGLALTRLVCERHGGEISVTNTPEGAMFTARMSVSHLTDAVAEGAT, via the coding sequence GTGGTCACCCCCTTCCGCCGCCAGACCCTCGCGGGCGAGATGCTGCTGCTCCAGCTCGCTATCGTGGTGATGGTGCTGCTCGCGGTCGCGGCGGTCTCGCTCGCCCAGTCCGAGGCGACCTTCGACCGGGTCGAGGGCCGCCGGGTGGGCGCGCTGGCCGAACAACTGGCCGCGACGCCCCTCGTCCGCAGCGAACTCGCCCGCCCCGTACCGCACGAGGCGCTCGCGCCCCTGGTGAACTCGATGCAGACCCAGTCCGGGGTGACCTCGGTGACCATCGCCGACGCCGACGGCCGGATCGTCACCTCGACCGACCCCACCGTGATCGGCGACCGGCTGCCCCTCGGGGCGGGCGCGGCGGCGGGCCGCGGCTGGTCGGGGCCGCTCACCCTGGACGGCAGCCGGGAACTCGTCGCCCAGGTCCCCGTTCTCGGCGCCACCCGCGACAACCTCGGCCGCCACCTCGGCACCGTGATGATCGGCGAGGCCGACCCGACGGTGTGGCAGCGCCTGAGCGGCGCCTCCTCCTACCTCCTGGCCTACCTCGGCATCGCCAGCGGCCTCGGCGTGGCCGGGTCCTGGCTGCTCGCCCGGCGCGTCAAACGCCAGACCCTCGGCCTGGAACCACGCGAGATCGCAGGCCTCGCCGAACACCGCGAGGCCATGCTGTACGGCATCGCCGAGGGCGTGATCGCCCTGGACCCGGCGGGCCGGCTGACCCTCGCCAACGAGATGGGCCGCGCGCTGCTCGGCCTCCCCGAGGAGTGCGTGGGCCGCGGCCTCGCCCACCTGGGCATCGAGGGACGGCTGCGGGACGTCCTCTGCGGCACCGGGACCACCGCCGACCAGCGCGACCAGGTCGTGGTCCGCGGGGGCCGGGTCCTGGTGATGAACCGGATGACGGTCACCAAGGACGGCCGCCCCCTCGGCTCGGTCACCACCCTGCGCGACCGGACCGAACTGGCCCGTCTTGAACGGGAGATCGGCTCCTTCCGCAGCTCCACGGAGCTGCTGCGCGCCCAGGCCCATGAGTTCGCCAACCAGCTGCACACCATCTCCGGGCTCATCCAGATCGGCGAGCAGGACGAGGTGGTGCGCTACATCCGCGGCCTCAACCAGCGCCGCCAGTCCCTCGACGTCACCCTCAGCCGGCGCGTCCGGGACACGGCCGTGGCCGCCCTGCTGATGGCGAAGGCGTCCCTGGCCGCCGAACGCCGGGTCACCCTGCGGATCTCCGACCGCACCGCCCTGGACCGGCTCGCCCCGGAGGACGCCGCCGATGTGGCGACCGTGGTCGGCAACCTCGTCGACAACGCCGTCGACGCCGCCGCGCACGACGGCTGGGTAGAGGTCGAACTGCGCCAGGACGCCTCCAGCGTGGAGATCGTGGTCCGTGACTCGGGCCCCGGGGTGGCGCCGGAACTCGCCCGCGAGGTGTTCTCCCACGGCTTCACCACCAAGGCCGCCCAGGAAGGCGAGCGCGGTATGGGCCTGGCGCTCACCCGGCTGGTCTGCGAACGTCACGGCGGTGAGATCTCGGTGACCAACACCCCGGAGGGGGCCATGTTCACCGCGCGCATGAGCGTCAGCCACCTCACCGACGCGGTGGCGGAAGGAGCGACATGA
- a CDS encoding Bug family tripartite tricarboxylate transporter substrate binding protein: MRLRTPLAPFGAAVLVLVGPPLLTTGSGAETGTQIPGLRLMVPNTPGGGYDITARTAAKNAEDAGLTHNIEVFNLPGAGGTVGLTRLVSEHGNGKLAMSMGLGVVGAARSNHAPKTLADTTPIARLTEEQDVVVVADESPYRTIDELIEAWKDDPGKLPVGGGSSPGGPDHLAPMLMARAAGIAPKEVNYIPFDGGGELLASILGNKVAFGVSGVGEYLDQIKAGELRVLAVTGPERVAGLKDAPTLKESGYDVNFTNWRGIVAPPGLTDAERDKLTGFVEALHDSPEWQKSLEQNGWEDAFLTGERFGDFLDAQDKRVVSVLKELGL; this comes from the coding sequence GTGCGCCTGCGCACTCCTCTCGCCCCGTTCGGGGCCGCCGTACTGGTCCTCGTGGGACCGCCGCTGCTGACCACCGGCAGCGGCGCCGAGACCGGCACGCAGATCCCGGGCCTGCGGCTGATGGTTCCCAACACGCCCGGCGGCGGCTACGACATCACGGCCCGCACTGCCGCGAAGAACGCCGAGGACGCCGGACTCACCCACAACATCGAGGTGTTCAACCTCCCCGGCGCCGGCGGCACCGTGGGGCTGACCCGGCTGGTGAGCGAGCACGGCAACGGCAAGCTCGCGATGTCGATGGGGCTCGGTGTGGTGGGCGCGGCCCGCTCCAACCACGCGCCCAAGACCCTGGCCGACACCACGCCCATCGCCCGGCTCACCGAGGAGCAGGACGTGGTGGTCGTGGCCGACGAGTCGCCGTACCGGACGATCGACGAGCTGATCGAGGCGTGGAAGGACGATCCGGGCAAGCTGCCGGTCGGCGGCGGTTCCTCGCCCGGCGGGCCCGACCATCTGGCGCCGATGCTGATGGCGAGGGCGGCCGGGATCGCGCCGAAGGAGGTCAACTACATCCCCTTCGACGGCGGTGGCGAACTGCTCGCCTCGATCCTCGGCAACAAGGTCGCCTTCGGGGTGTCCGGGGTCGGTGAGTACCTGGACCAGATCAAGGCGGGTGAGCTGCGGGTGCTCGCGGTCACCGGTCCGGAGCGGGTGGCCGGGCTGAAGGACGCGCCGACGCTGAAGGAGTCCGGGTACGACGTGAACTTCACCAACTGGCGCGGCATCGTCGCACCGCCCGGGCTGACCGACGCCGAACGGGACAAGCTCACCGGGTTCGTGGAGGCGCTGCACGACTCGCCCGAGTGGCAGAAGTCCCTGGAGCAGAACGGCTGGGAGGACGCCTTCCTCACCGGCGAGAGATTCGGCGACTTCCTGGACGCCCAGGACAAGCGCGTGGTGTCGGTGCTGAAGGAGCTGGGACTGTGA
- a CDS encoding tripartite tricarboxylate transporter TctB family protein, with amino-acid sequence MTTQTELPATSAGERRSWLREHSELGVCVLLLALGVLVLTDALTMDVDIAQRGPVGPRAVPVVVGIGLLVIAALLAVDVLRGGRGQAETGEDIDLSEPADWRTVSLLAGVFLGAAVLIEPLGFPAAGALLFWGAAYALGSRRIDRDPLIAAVLSLLTYVVFNNLLGVPLPGGPLMGAL; translated from the coding sequence GTGACGACGCAGACGGAACTTCCCGCCACGTCGGCGGGCGAACGGCGATCGTGGCTGCGCGAGCACTCCGAACTCGGCGTGTGCGTCCTGCTGTTGGCGCTCGGGGTGCTGGTGCTCACCGACGCGCTGACCATGGACGTGGACATCGCGCAGCGCGGTCCGGTCGGTCCGAGGGCCGTGCCGGTCGTGGTCGGGATCGGGCTGCTGGTCATCGCCGCGCTGCTCGCCGTGGACGTGCTGCGCGGCGGTCGCGGGCAGGCGGAGACCGGTGAGGACATCGACCTGTCCGAGCCCGCCGACTGGCGCACGGTGTCGCTGCTGGCCGGGGTGTTCCTCGGCGCGGCCGTCCTCATCGAGCCGCTGGGCTTCCCGGCCGCCGGTGCCCTGCTGTTCTGGGGCGCGGCCTACGCGCTGGGCAGCCGCCGGATCGACCGCGATCCGCTCATCGCGGCCGTGCTCTCCCTGCTCACCTATGTCGTCTTCAACAACCTGCTCGGAGTGCCGCTGCCCGGCGGTCCGCTGATGGGAGCGCTGTGA
- a CDS encoding tripartite tricarboxylate transporter permease, translating into MNALNSLMDGFGTALTPVNLLWAALGVLLGTAIGVLPGIGPAMAVALLLPVTYGLDPIGAFIMFAGIYYGAMFGGSTTSILLNTPGESAAVVAAMEGNPMAKSGRGAQALAAAAIGHFAGGMVGTILLVVLAPTVAELAVDIGAPDYFAIMVLAFIAVTSVLGSSRIRGLASLLIGLTIGLVGLDQMTGQQRLTFGSLQLADGVDVVIVAVGLFAIGEALWVAAHLRRSPGEAIPVGRPWLGKDDVRRTWKSWARGPFIGFPFGAIPAGGAEIPTFLSYVTEKRLSKHKDEWGKGAIEGVAGPESAASASAAGTLVSMLTLGLPTTAVAAVMLAAFQQYGIQPGPLLFEREPDLVWGLIASLFVGMVLLLALNLPLAPVWAKLLRIPRPYLYAGILFFAAVGAYAVGGEVIDLVILLVIGLIGFGMRRYGLPVLPAVIGVILGPNAEQQLRRALQISDGSVSGLVNTPFSVTVYGVVAVLLAWPLLRKLRARA; encoded by the coding sequence ATGAACGCCCTCAACTCCCTCATGGACGGCTTCGGTACGGCCCTCACGCCGGTCAACCTGCTGTGGGCGGCGCTCGGTGTGCTGCTGGGCACCGCGATCGGCGTGCTGCCGGGCATCGGTCCCGCGATGGCGGTGGCGCTGCTGCTGCCGGTGACGTACGGGCTAGATCCGATCGGCGCGTTCATCATGTTCGCGGGCATCTACTACGGCGCGATGTTCGGCGGTTCGACCACCTCGATCCTGCTCAACACACCGGGTGAGAGTGCCGCGGTGGTCGCGGCCATGGAGGGCAACCCCATGGCCAAGTCGGGGCGGGGCGCGCAGGCTCTCGCGGCGGCGGCCATCGGGCACTTCGCGGGCGGGATGGTCGGCACGATCCTGCTGGTGGTGCTGGCGCCGACGGTCGCCGAACTGGCCGTGGACATCGGCGCGCCGGACTACTTCGCCATCATGGTGCTGGCGTTCATCGCCGTGACGTCGGTGCTGGGCTCCTCCCGGATCAGAGGGCTCGCCTCCTTGCTGATCGGTCTCACCATCGGTCTGGTGGGCCTGGACCAGATGACCGGCCAGCAGCGGCTGACCTTCGGTTCGCTCCAACTCGCCGACGGTGTCGACGTGGTGATCGTGGCGGTGGGTCTCTTCGCGATCGGCGAGGCGCTGTGGGTCGCGGCGCATCTGCGGCGCAGCCCGGGTGAGGCGATCCCGGTCGGGCGTCCGTGGCTGGGCAAGGACGACGTCCGGCGCACCTGGAAGTCCTGGGCGCGCGGCCCGTTCATCGGCTTCCCGTTCGGCGCGATCCCGGCGGGCGGCGCGGAGATCCCCACCTTCCTCTCCTACGTCACGGAGAAGCGTCTGTCGAAGCACAAGGACGAGTGGGGCAAGGGCGCGATCGAAGGTGTCGCGGGACCGGAGTCAGCGGCGTCCGCCTCGGCGGCGGGCACCCTGGTCTCCATGCTCACCCTGGGCCTGCCGACCACGGCGGTCGCAGCGGTCATGCTCGCCGCCTTCCAGCAGTACGGCATCCAGCCCGGACCCCTGCTGTTCGAGCGTGAACCCGACTTGGTCTGGGGCCTGATCGCGTCCCTGTTCGTCGGCATGGTGCTGCTGCTCGCCCTGAACCTGCCGCTGGCGCCGGTGTGGGCGAAGCTGCTGCGGATCCCGCGGCCGTATCTGTACGCGGGGATCCTGTTCTTCGCGGCGGTCGGCGCCTACGCGGTCGGCGGTGAGGTGATCGACCTGGTGATCCTGCTGGTCATCGGCCTGATCGGATTCGGCATGCGGCGCTACGGGCTGCCGGTCCTGCCCGCCGTCATCGGCGTCATCCTCGGCCCGAACGCCGAGCAACAATTGCGCCGGGCCCTTCAGATCAGTGACGGCAGTGTCTCGGGCCTGGTGAACACGCCGTTCTCGGTGACGGTTTACGGGGTGGTGGCCGTGCTGCTGGCGTGGCCGCTGCTGCGGAAGCTGCGCGCCAGGGCCTGA
- a CDS encoding carboxymuconolactone decarboxylase family protein, with translation MEPRFDLLTNDLGTKIVKRTYHVNRLIEQSSLPRTTHELVSLRASQINGCGFCVDIHIKEAAAAGETPDRTGLVAAWRHSTVFSEAERAALALAEEGTRLADAHQGVSDETWALVRKHYDDDQTVALVALIAMINASNRFAVMLNNLGGSYRPGMFDGIAD, from the coding sequence ATGGAACCCCGTTTCGACCTGCTCACCAACGACCTCGGCACCAAGATCGTCAAGCGGACCTACCACGTGAACCGGCTCATCGAGCAGTCCTCGCTGCCCAGGACCACCCATGAGCTGGTCAGCCTGCGCGCCAGCCAGATCAACGGCTGCGGCTTCTGCGTCGACATCCACATCAAGGAGGCAGCAGCGGCCGGGGAGACCCCGGACCGCACCGGCCTGGTCGCCGCCTGGCGGCACTCCACCGTGTTCAGCGAGGCCGAGCGGGCCGCGCTGGCGCTCGCGGAGGAGGGCACCCGCCTCGCCGACGCGCACCAGGGCGTCTCCGACGAGACCTGGGCCCTGGTGCGCAAGCACTACGACGACGACCAGACCGTCGCGCTGGTCGCGCTGATCGCCATGATCAACGCCTCCAACCGGTTCGCGGTGATGCTGAACAACCTGGGCGGCTCCTACCGGCCCGGCATGTTCGACGGCATCGCGGACTGA